From Pyxicephalus adspersus chromosome 7, UCB_Pads_2.0, whole genome shotgun sequence, a single genomic window includes:
- the DAPL1 gene encoding death-associated protein-like 1, translated as MRVSKKQGPEESGIPEKKKSIVDRPSSAMNLTKLQAMKILAGALEKLGHYYPEAAQTAHQKPRPTLEKVVPSKRLYIIQQPRRF; from the exons ATGAGGGTCTCCAAAAAACAAGGGCCCGAAGAGAGTGGGATTCCTGAAAAGAAGAAATCCATAGTGGACAGACCAAG TTCTGCTATGAACCTGACAAAGCTACAAGCTATGAAAATTCTGGCTGGGGCTCTTGAGAAG CTGGGTCATTACTACCCAGAAGCGGCACAGACTGCACATCAGAAGCCCCGTCCCACCCTGGAGAAGGTTGTTCCTTCTAAAAGACTCTACATTATCCAGCAGCCACGTAGATTCTGA